From a region of the Patescibacteria group bacterium genome:
- a CDS encoding helix-turn-helix domain-containing protein, producing MLDAKKKSLKLDDLPDLLTVREVAEILRVSPLTIKRWGKRGKLPAIRINSRGDRRYRKEAVLWLLGMQGKGE from the coding sequence ATGTTAGACGCCAAGAAAAAATCCCTAAAATTAGATGATCTGCCTGACTTACTCACCGTCCGCGAAGTAGCCGAAATTCTCCGGGTTTCTCCTCTAACCATTAAAAGATGGGGTAAACGGGGAAAACTACCCGCAATCCGCATTAATTCCCGGGGTGACCGAAGATACCGTAAAGAAGCGGTTCTTTGGCTTTTAGGAATGCAGGGTAAAGGAGAATAA
- a CDS encoding WecB/TagA/CpsF family glycosyltransferase, with translation MMLKKGLNTAKIGSLNLTSTSEKRLLEHLGSSISQGKKVFVTTPNPEFLVFAKENPWFKKVLNEADIAIPDGIGLLWAGRFLGRPIKERISGTDLMAKLCQEAAQKKWFVYLIGGQPGVAEKALLVLKKRYPGLKGWSETGPELELVRGRWTRDSKRGIEEIVKKINSQKPDLLFIAFGMGKQEKFIADNWPQLKIKLAMGVGGAFDYLSGEIPRAPGWMRNLGLEWLFRLLRQPWRGKRQLRLVKFVWLIFKERLSKTL, from the coding sequence ATGATGTTAAAAAAGGGTCTAAATACAGCTAAAATCGGAAGTTTAAACCTAACTAGCACCTCTGAGAAGAGATTGCTAGAGCATCTAGGCTCAAGTATTTCTCAAGGCAAGAAGGTTTTTGTGACTACGCCCAATCCTGAATTTTTGGTTTTTGCTAAGGAAAATCCTTGGTTTAAAAAGGTTCTTAATGAGGCTGATATTGCCATTCCTGATGGAATTGGTCTTCTTTGGGCGGGAAGATTTCTAGGAAGACCAATTAAAGAACGGATTTCCGGTACGGATTTGATGGCCAAACTTTGTCAGGAAGCAGCCCAGAAAAAATGGTTTGTTTATTTAATTGGTGGTCAACCAGGCGTTGCCGAGAAAGCTTTGTTGGTTTTGAAGAAACGCTATCCAGGCTTAAAAGGCTGGTCTGAGACTGGACCGGAATTAGAGTTGGTGAGAGGCAGATGGACTAGAGATAGTAAGAGAGGAATTGAGGAAATAGTTAAGAAAATCAATTCTCAAAAGCCTGATTTGCTTTTTATTGCTTTTGGAATGGGGAAACAGGAAAAGTTTATTGCTGATAACTGGCCTCAATTGAAAATTAAATTGGCAATGGGAGTAGGTGGTGCTTTTGATTATCTTTCCGGCGAAATTCCTCGAGCACCAGGGTGGATGAGGAATTTAGGTTTGGAATGGTTGTTTCGTTTACTTCGTCAGCCCTGGAGAGGGAAAAGACAATTAAGATTGGTTAAATTTGTCTGGCTAATTTTTAAGGAAAGGCTTTCTAAGACTTTATAA
- a CDS encoding rod shape-determining protein, whose product MTLGKKIGIDLGTANCLVWLEGEGIVLQEPTVVAVSVDDNRVVAVGNEAKQMLGRTPGNIRASKPMRDGVIADYQVTEAMLRYFIQKVGRQSLFFKPEVMICVPAGCTQVERRAVLDATLSAGARNAYLIDEPLAAAIGAEIPIGAPSGSMIVDIGGGATEAAVISLGGVVVHKSARVAGNKIDEAIASYMRKKHNLIIGDQTAEEVKITIGSAIALAKTKKMEVKGRDSIMGLPKVIEISSTEVTEAIRPVLNQIIGAIKAVLEETPPELASDIIDKGIVMSGGTSLLRHLDRLVTREVSVPAHVAEDPILCVVKGTGIALQNIEKYKKNIVKK is encoded by the coding sequence ATGACATTAGGTAAGAAAATTGGTATTGATCTCGGAACCGCTAATTGTTTGGTTTGGCTTGAAGGTGAGGGGATTGTTTTACAAGAACCAACCGTGGTTGCGGTTTCGGTTGATGATAATCGGGTCGTGGCGGTCGGTAATGAAGCCAAGCAGATGTTGGGTCGGACTCCAGGTAATATTCGGGCTTCAAAACCAATGCGGGATGGGGTGATTGCCGATTATCAGGTGACTGAAGCAATGCTTCGCTATTTTATCCAAAAAGTAGGTCGACAGTCATTATTTTTTAAGCCCGAAGTAATGATTTGCGTGCCAGCCGGTTGTACTCAAGTAGAAAGGCGAGCCGTTTTGGACGCAACCTTATCAGCTGGGGCTAGAAACGCTTATTTGATTGATGAGCCCTTGGCGGCCGCTATCGGGGCAGAAATCCCCATTGGCGCGCCCTCAGGCAGTATGATTGTTGATATTGGTGGTGGGGCGACCGAGGCGGCCGTGATTTCTCTTGGTGGAGTGGTGGTTCATAAATCAGCCAGGGTGGCTGGGAACAAGATTGATGAGGCAATCGCTTCTTATATGCGGAAAAAGCATAATCTGATTATCGGTGACCAAACCGCCGAAGAAGTTAAAATTACGATAGGTTCGGCCATAGCTTTGGCCAAGACCAAGAAAATGGAAGTTAAGGGACGAGATTCGATTATGGGCCTGCCTAAAGTGATCGAAATTAGCTCAACCGAAGTGACTGAAGCGATTAGGCCGGTTTTGAACCAAATTATTGGGGCAATTAAAGCGGTTTTAGAAGAAACACCACCCGAATTAGCTTCAGATATTATTGATAAGGGGATTGTGATGAGTGGCGGTACCAGTCTACTGCGTCATCTTGATAGGTTGGTTACCCGGGAAGTAAGCGTACCAGCTCATGTCGCTGAAGACCCAATTTTATGTGTGGTTAAGGGAACAGGAATCGCTTTACAGAATATTGAGAAATACAAGAAAAATATTGTTAAAAAGTAA
- a CDS encoding PEGA domain-containing protein — translation MIKRRSIVLSTIFLAIIALAFLIIKLAQGYQPDLTTRSLRPSGILAATSIPDGAQIYIDGRLKSATNTTLNLSPDEYEVEIKKDGYTSWKKTLTIKKELVTKTDAYLFPTFPNLQSLTFTGAQKPVLSPDGQKVVFAVSENSIDKNGLWVLDLGDRPLGLPRDPRKIVDSAPAGRDFSEAQLEWSPDSNQILTNLETLGEQENFLLEANQLNPATRLIDVTNQLQAIKADWEKEEELRFKSQSTKLPPKLLEILTDSAQNLQFSLDETKILYAATASAQIPEKLIPPLPSVSTQPEQRKLEPGKVYVYDLKEDKNFYLMDQDESKNLAWFPTSKHLFLVQEGKITILESDNTNWVDVYTGPFDDKYAFPFPAGNRILVLTSLGKETPPNLYAISLR, via the coding sequence ATGATTAAGAGACGTTCAATTGTTCTCTCAACGATTTTCTTAGCAATTATTGCCCTAGCCTTCCTCATTATCAAACTTGCTCAAGGCTATCAACCAGACCTAACCACTAGATCTCTACGACCAAGTGGGATTTTGGCGGCAACTTCAATTCCAGATGGTGCCCAAATTTACATTGATGGCCGCCTCAAATCAGCCACCAATACCACTCTTAACCTCTCTCCTGATGAATATGAAGTAGAAATCAAAAAAGATGGTTATACTTCTTGGAAAAAAACCTTAACTATTAAAAAAGAATTAGTCACTAAAACTGACGCCTATCTCTTCCCCACCTTTCCTAACCTTCAATCACTCACCTTCACTGGGGCCCAAAAACCGGTTCTTTCGCCTGACGGCCAAAAAGTTGTTTTTGCTGTTTCTGAAAATTCAATCGACAAAAATGGCCTCTGGGTGCTCGATTTGGGAGATCGTCCCCTGGGCCTACCCAGAGATCCAAGAAAAATTGTTGATAGTGCTCCCGCTGGTCGGGATTTTTCCGAAGCCCAGTTAGAATGGTCACCAGATTCTAATCAGATTCTAACCAACCTCGAAACCCTTGGTGAGCAGGAAAATTTCCTTCTTGAAGCCAATCAGCTCAATCCCGCTACCCGTTTAATTGACGTCACCAATCAGCTCCAAGCTATCAAAGCTGATTGGGAAAAAGAAGAAGAATTAAGATTCAAATCCCAATCAACCAAACTGCCTCCAAAATTATTAGAAATTCTGACTGATTCAGCTCAAAATCTTCAGTTTTCTTTAGACGAGACTAAAATTCTCTATGCAGCCACTGCCTCCGCCCAAATTCCAGAAAAATTAATTCCACCTCTACCTTCGGTCAGCACCCAACCCGAACAAAGAAAATTAGAACCCGGAAAAGTCTATGTTTACGATCTTAAAGAAGACAAAAACTTTTATCTCATGGACCAGGATGAATCAAAAAATTTAGCTTGGTTTCCTACATCAAAACATCTCTTTCTAGTACAGGAAGGCAAAATCACAATTCTAGAATCTGATAATACTAATTGGGTTGATGTTTATACTGGGCCTTTTGATGATAAATATGCTTTTCCTTTTCCCGCCGGCAACAGAATCCTGGTTCTCACCTCTCTAGGCAAAGAGACGCCACCTAACCTCTACGCGATTAGTCTCCGATAG